The DNA segment GAGGCGGCGAACGCCTACGCGCACATGCCGATCCTCGCGGCGTTCGGCGGCGCGATGCTGGGCGAGGACGACGAGTTCGGCTTCGTCGGCCCGGGGCCCGAGCGCTCGCTCGAGCTCGTCCGTTCGCTGATCGCGCGGCGGATCGTCCCGGAGGACGCGAACGGCGCGCTGGTGACCGACCTGTTCAACGCGGGCCGCGCCGCGTTCGTGATCAGCGGGCCGTGGTTCGCGGGCGGCCTCCGGGAAGAGGCGAGGCGGCGCGCCCGCGTCGTCCCGCTCCCGAAGGTGCGCGAGACCGGCCTCCCGATGCGGCCGTTCTTGACCGTCGAGGCGGTGATGCTCTCTCCCCAGGGCGCGCGGCGCGCCGGGGCGCGAGCGCTCGCGCGCCACCTCGCCGGCGCCGCGGCCGCGGCCACGCGGCTCCGGGTGGCGCGGACGCCGCCGGTGCGGAGCGACGTGGCGATCCCGGCCGGCGACGCCTTCATCGTGGCGTTCACCGAGCAGGCCAAGGTGGCCATCCCGATGCCGACCTCGCCGGCGATGCGCTCGACCTGGGAGCCGTCCACGCGCGCGATCCGCAAGGTGCTCCGGGGCGACGCGCCCCCCGACGCCGCGCTCTCCGAGGCCAAGCGCCGCTTCGACGACGTCCGCCGGCCGCTCCCGCCCCCCGCCTCGCCGGCGCCGCTCCTCGCCGCGCTCGGCGCGCTCGCGCTGCTGCTCGCGCTCCGGTGGGTCCGCGCCTCGAGGCGCGCGGCGCCTGGCACCGCGCACTGGCGTTTGTTCCGGCGGTCCCTCAAACGCTCGTTCGGACGCTCGATTCCAGCCTACAAGTACGTCGCGCACGCGGTCGTCGCGATCGGCGTGCTCGTCGTCGTCCCGCTCGTCATCGGCGCGGCGACGTCGCTCTTCGCCGGCAGGGGCGAGGGCCTCCGGTATGTCGGCCTCGCCAACTTCATCAGCATCCTCACGGCCCGCGGCGGGCCGCTCTTCGCGAGCGGCTCGTTCTACCTCGTGCTCGCGGTGACCGTGCTCTGGACCGCGGTGAACCTCTGCCTCCACGTCCTCCTCGGCGTCTCGCTCGCGCTGCTCCTGCACCGCCCGACCCTGCGCCTCCGGGCGCTCTACCGGGTGCTCCTCATCGTGCCCTGGGCCGTGCCGAGCTACGTGACCGCGCTGTCCTGGAAGGGCATGTTCCACCGGCAGTTCGGGGCCGTCACCGGCCTCATCGAGGCGGTGAACTCCGCGCTCGGGACGAGCATCGAGCCCATCTCCTGGTTCTCGAGCTTCACGACGGCGTTCACGGCCAACGTGACGACCAACGTCTGGCTCGGGTTCCCGTTCATGATGGTCGTCACGCTGGGCGCGCTCACCGCCGTTCCGGACGATGTGCTCGAGGCCGCCGAGGTCGACGGCGCAACGCGGTGGCAGCGTCTGCGGAAAATTACGCTGCCTCTGATCAGGCCGGTGCTCGCGCCCGCGGTGACGCTGGGCGCGATCTGGACGTTCAACATGTTCAACGTCGTGTTCCTGGTGTCCGGCGGCGACCCGGACGGCACCACGGACATCCTCGTCTCCGAGGCGTACCGGTGGGCGTTCACCCGCGAGGCCCAGTACGGCTACGCGGCGGCGTACTCGGTGCTCATCTTCCTGCTCTTGACGCTCGCGACGCGGGAGTGGCGCTTCCGGCGGCGGACGCCTGTGTCGGCCCTCCCGAAGGGCGGGGCCGAGGCGGGATCGGCGCCCGTGCCGGCGGCGGCGACGGAGGCCGCGTGACGCGGAGGCCCTCTCCGGTCGAGTCGATCGCGGTGCACGCCGCGCTGATCGCGGCGGTCGCTTTCGCGCTGTACCCGGTGCTCTGGGTCGCCTCGATCGCCTTCTCCGGGGCG comes from the Sorangium aterium genome and includes:
- a CDS encoding extracellular solute-binding protein, translated to MPSRRCRFALAFALTLAAPALILLLPALAAAAPIRLWHAYRDDEARALDAIVAAFEGEEVEVLAVPFDAYASKLQAAIPMGEGPDLFIDAHERLGDFRARDLVAPVGDALEPGGEAVFQGPALAAVRQGGEILGLPISQKCVALYMNTALVKEAPATLEDIEALAGSLPQGVYPLAYEAANAYAHMPILAAFGGAMLGEDDEFGFVGPGPERSLELVRSLIARRIVPEDANGALVTDLFNAGRAAFVISGPWFAGGLREEARRRARVVPLPKVRETGLPMRPFLTVEAVMLSPQGARRAGARALARHLAGAAAAATRLRVARTPPVRSDVAIPAGDAFIVAFTEQAKVAIPMPTSPAMRSTWEPSTRAIRKVLRGDAPPDAALSEAKRRFDDVRRPLPPPASPAPLLAALGALALLLALRWVRASRRAAPGTAHWRLFRRSLKRSFGRSIPAYKYVAHAVVAIGVLVVVPLVIGAATSLFAGRGEGLRYVGLANFISILTARGGPLFASGSFYLVLAVTVLWTAVNLCLHVLLGVSLALLLHRPTLRLRALYRVLLIVPWAVPSYVTALSWKGMFHRQFGAVTGLIEAVNSALGTSIEPISWFSSFTTAFTANVTTNVWLGFPFMMVVTLGALTAVPDDVLEAAEVDGATRWQRLRKITLPLIRPVLAPAVTLGAIWTFNMFNVVFLVSGGDPDGTTDILVSEAYRWAFTREAQYGYAAAYSVLIFLLLTLATREWRFRRRTPVSALPKGGAEAGSAPVPAAATEAA